A stretch of the Xiphophorus couchianus chromosome 15, X_couchianus-1.0, whole genome shotgun sequence genome encodes the following:
- the LOC114158568 gene encoding pro-opiomelanocortin-like: protein MVCQCWLFMVLMGFMCSSGSGSVCLESSTCNDLSNKDIIQDCLHLCTSAIEPETKPPRVTDQQENDDFDDPEESHTGDLLLSIILSTLASEGKVPEGDLKTHDDQRRSYAMEHFRWGKPLGRKRRPVKVFPSAVDEEVFPLRARRHLSWNKAESKGGVVKGKHQNKDVLGSRAGFRSRATPERKAETYRMSHFRWGSPLASKQNNGFVKLWEEKPREKLSKLFKNILVKDVKTIMG from the exons ATGGTGTGTCAGTGCTGGTTGTTTATGGTTCTGATGGGATTTATGTGCAGCTCTGGGTCTGGCTCAGTGTGCTTAGAGAGCTCTACGTGCAATGACTTGAGTAACAAGGACATAATACAG GACTGCCTTCACCTCTGCACCTCTGCAATCGAGCCTGAAACCAAGCCACCCAGGGTCACAGATCAGCAGGAGaatgatgattttgatgatccTGAGGAGAGCCATACGGGTGACCTGCTGCTCAGCATCATTCTCTCCACTCTGGCTTCTGAAGGCAAAGTACCGGAGGGAGATCTGAAAACCCATGATGACCAGCGCCGCTCTTATGCAATGGAGCATTTCCGCTGGGGGAAGCCTCTCGGCCGAAAGCGCAGGCCTGTTAAAGTGTTCCCCTCTGCTGTGGATGAGGAGGTCTTTCCCCTGCGGGCGCGCAGGCACTTGAGCTGGAACAAAGCTGAATCAAAGGGAGGCGTTGTTAAAGGAAAGCATCAGAATAAGGATGTGCTCGGGTCCAGAGCCGGGTTCAGGTCTCGGGCCACACCAGAGAGAAAAGCCGAGACCTACAGGATGAGTCACTTCAGATGGGGCAGCCCGCTTGcatccaaacaaaacaatgggTTTGTGAAGCTGTGGGAGGAGAAACCTCGGGAAAAGCTGTCCAAGTTattcaagaacattttagtGAAGGATGTGAAAACGATAatgggctaa